In the Sandaracinus amylolyticus genome, CTCCGCGCGCGCTTCGGCAGCGAGGTCGAGATCGCGGTGCAGTCCGAGCAGCGCGGAACCGGTCACGCGGTGATGTGCGGGATGGAGCCGCTCGCGGACTTCGAGGGCGACGTCGCGATCCTCTGCGGCGACGTGCCGCTGCTCGAGAAGGGCGCGATCGACGCGCTGCTCGCTGCGCGTCGTGCGAGCGGTGCGGGCCCGGTCGCGCTGCTGACGAGCGTGCTCGACGATCCCACCGGCTACGGCCGGATCCTCCGCGACGCGACGGGCCACGTCGTCGGCATCCGCGAGCACAAGGATGCATCGCCCGAAGAGCGCGCGATCAAGGAGTGGAACGCCGGCGTGTACTGCGTCGATGCGTCGTTCCTCCGCGCCTCGCTCGCGAAGCTGACGCCCGCGAACGCGCAGAAGGAGCTCTACCTCACCGACGTCGTCGCGATGGCGGGCGCGCAGGGCGGAGCGACCGGCATCCGCTGGAGCGCGGAGAGCGTGCAGGGCGTCAACGATCGCTTCCAGCTCAGCGAGGTCGAGGCGGTGATGCGGCGCCGCATCGCGCGCCGCCTCGGCGAGAGCGGCGTGACGATCCGCGATGCCGCGACCCTCTACGTCGGCGCCGACGTGGTGGTCGAGCCCGACGCGGTGCTCGAGGCGAACGTCACGCTGCGCGGCAAGACGAAGATCGGCGCGGGCGCGCGCATCGACGTCGGCTGCGTGCTCGAGGACGTGGAAGTGGCACCCGGTGCCAATTTGAAGCCGTACACCGTCGCGTCGCAGTCGAAGATCGGCGAGGCCGCGCAGGTCGGTCCGTTCTCGCACCTTCGCCCCGACAGCGAGCTCGGGCCCGACGTGCACATCGGCAACTTCGTCGAGCTGAAGAAGACGCGCATGGGCCGCGGCAGCAAGGCGAACCACCTCGCGTACCTCGGCGACGGCCTGGTCGGCGAGAAGGTGAACGTCGGCGCGGGCACGATCTTCTGCAACTACGACGGCTTCCGGAAGAGCACGACGATCCTCGAGGACGGCGCGTTCATCGGCAGCGACTCGCACCTCGTGGCGCCGGTGCGCGTGGGCAAGGGCGCGTACGTGGCGACCGGGACCACAGTGACGAAGGACGTGCCCGACGACGCGCTCGCGGTGGGCCGCGCGAAGCAGGAGAACAAGCTCGGCTACGCGTCGCGCCTCAAGGCGAAGCTGAAGAGCTCGGCCGACGCCGAGAAGGCCGAGAAGCAGAAGAAGTGACCTTGGAGACCGAGCGCACCTTCCACGGGCGCTGCCCAACGCACGACATCGCGTTGAGCCCGTCCGGCAGTTGCATCGTGTGCCGCCGCTCGGTCGCGCCTCCGGAGCCGGAGCGCGAGACCTCGTGGGGGCGCGCGCTCGCGGGGATCGTGATGGTCGCGGTGATGGCGATCCTCGCGTTCGTCACGTGGCCGGGCGCCGACGCGACCGATGCCCAGCTCGCTTCGGTGATCGCGCGCGAGCCGGAGGAGGCCCAGCCGGTGGTTCCCGTCGTGGCTGCGCCGCCCCCTCCCGCTCCGAGCCCGCCGCCGCGACGACCCGAGCCCGCGGCGATCACGCGGCCGCGCGAGCCGCGCGTGATCGAGGCCACTCCGCCGCTCGATCGACATGCGCTCGCGGCGGCGCGACGGCGGGTGTCGATCGTCATGTACTCGACGTCGTGGTGTGGCGCGTGTCGCCGGGCGCGCGCGTTCCTCGATCAGCTCGAGGGCGTCAGCTACGTCGAGCACGACATCGAGGCCGACGAGCGCGCGAGAGCGCGCATGCGGGCGCTCAACCCGCGCGGCTCGATCCCGACGATCGACGTCGAGGGGCGCGTGTTCGTGGGGCTGAGCCCGAGCGCGCTCGAGGCCGCGATCGACGACGCGGCGCGCCGCCACATGTGATCGAGCATGCACCGTGTGCATGATCGCGGAGAGCACATGCACCGCGTGCATGGTCCTCTGCGTTAGGCTCGCCCATCGAAATGCGTCGTTACTGGCTCGCGCTCGCGTTGATCGTGGTGCTCGGCTGTGGTGCGCGCAGCGGGCTCGACGTGCCGGGTGATGCGGGCGCCGACGCCGCGGATGCCGCGCCGTTCCGGAGCTTTCCGTGCCGTTGGTTCCCGGGTGAGACGATCGAGCTCCCCGCGAGGGAGCTCGCGGGGACCCGGCCTGCGGCGGTGAGCACCGAGCTCGATCGCGTCGCGATCATCGGGCACGATCCCGACGACGCGTCCGTCGATCGCGCGTTCCTCCTCCTCCCGCGCGCGACGCCCGCGCTGCAGCGCGAGATCGAGGTGCCCGCTCGGCATCGTGGTGGTCTCGTTCCGAGACACGGCGGATGGCTCGAAGCGGTCCGCGGGGATGCGATGTCGTGCGAGCTGCGTCTGCTGACGCCGAGCTTCGACGTCGAGCGCACCCTCGCGATCGTTCCCGCCACGTTCGACTGCGGGATCGAGTCGATCGACCTCGAGCACGTCGTGGTGCGGACCTGGCCGGTCTCCGAAGGGGTGTCGAGCGTGGTCTCGATCCTGCGCATCGACGACGGCACGATGCGCGAGGTGTCGCGTGGCGACATCGTCTCCGCGACGCTCGATCGCGAAGGTCATGCGGTGGCCGTCGTAGGGCGAGAGGGCGAGCTCGAGGTTCGCGTCGTCACGCGCGAGGGCGCAGAGCTCCGCGCGGTGCTCCCTGCGCGGAACACGGCCTGGGCGCGCATCGTGCCCGATCGTCTGCTCGGTGGCGCCATCTTGCTCTACGAGCGCCATCACGAGCTCTGGGCGCTCGAACGTGTGCGAGTGCGCGACGGAGCGATCGAGCGCGAGCCGATCGCGCAGATCGATGGCGCGCTCAGCGCGGCGTACGATCTCGCGACCAACGAGACCGAGGCGCTCTTCTCGCTGCGCGATGGCTCGTTCGTCGCTGTCCCGCTGCACAGCGGGCAGGTTCGCGTGTTCGACCCGCCTCTCGTGCCCGGCTCCGAGCACCGCGTCGTGATCGCGCCGGGCGAGAGCGCGGGCGGCCAGCTGTGGATCGGTGAGAGAGCGGACGGCAGCACGGGCCTCCTCTACCGCTCGCTCACCTGCAATCGCTGACGTCGTCGCTGGCTCGCGGACTCATCGCCGCGAAGTACGCGGCGAGCCGATCACACGCGGGCTCGATGCGCGCGGGGTCGTCGTAGAAGTCGATCTGTCCCTGCGACTCGACCCACTCGAGCTTCGCGGGGCCTCCGAGCGCAGCCGCGAATTTCTCCGCGAGCGCCGGCGCGAGCGCGCGCTTCGAGTGCACGAGCAGCGTCGGCACGCGGATCTGCGGGGCCGCCGACATCGCGTCGTAGGGGAGGGTGTCGGCGCGCGACATCACCGCGAACGCGTTGACGTAGCCGGGCACCGCGCCGCGCGGCGTGCCGTAGTACTCGAACGCCTCGGCGAGCGGCATCGCGACCGGACCTTCGCGCCCGACCGCCGGGATCGTGATCGACTCGCCGGTCGCCTCGAACCGACGTCGCGCCGTCTCTGCCTCGTCGAGCGCGCGATCGTAGCCCTCGCCCATCCACGCGCGCTGCTGCGCCGCGTCGTGGAAGAACCCCGCGACCGCGCCGAACGCCTTCACCCGTGCATCGCGCGCGGCGACCGACGCGGCGTACCCCGCGCCCGCGCACACCCCGACGACCGCGAGCCGCGCGGCGTCGACCTCGGGACGCATCGCGAGGACGTCGAGCGCGCGGTGCATGTCCTCGATCTTCTTCGGCGGTGACTCGTACTGCCGGGGCTGCCCGCCGCTCTCTCCGAAGTACCGGTGATCGAGCGCGAGCGCGACGAAGCCGCGCGCAGCGAGGGCGCGCGCGTAGTTTCCCGAGGCTTGCTCCTTGATCGACGTCATCGGCCCGTCGATCACGACCGCCGGGTGCGGGCCACTGCGATCCGGCAAGCACAAGAGGCCGACGACGGAATCGGATCCGACGTCGAACACGACACGTTCGGTGCGCATGGCCCGAGCATGATGACGCCCGCCGGACGCGCGCGAATCGAACGTGCGAATGGATCCATTCGCACGCGTGATGCACGCGAGTGCGATAGTCGCGCGGATGTCCACGTCGCCGCGCCTGTCGTCGCTCGATCTCAACCTGCTCGTCGCGCTCGACGCGCTCCTGCGCGAGCGCAGCGTGACGACGGCCGGGCGGCGCATCGGGCTCAGTCAGCCCGCGATGAGCCACGCGCTCTCGCGCCTGCGCGAGCTGCTCGGCGACCCGATCCTCGCGCGAGAAGGACGCGTGATGCGCCACACCGCGCTCGCCGAGCGCCTCGCGCCCCAAGTGCGCCGCCTGCTCGGCGAGATCGAGTCGACGCTGCTCGGACATCGCGCGTTCGTCCCCGCCCGCGCCCAGCGCACCTTCCGCGTCGCGACCAACGATCACTGCGGCGCCGTGCTGATCCCCGAGCTGCTCGCGCGCATCCGCGACGAGGCGCCGCTCGTCGAGCTCGAGATGCACGCGCATCGCGGCGAAGCACCGGCGCACGAGCTCGAGCGCGGCGAGCTCGACGTCGCGGTCGGCGTGTTCCTGCGCGTCGCGCCCGGGCTCGTGTGCGAAGAGCTCTTCCAGGAGTCGTTCGCGTGCATCGTGCGCAAGGGCCATCCGCGGGTCGGCAAGGCGCTCACGCTCGAGCGCTTCCTCGAGCTCGATCACGTGCTCGTGAGCGCGCCCGACTACGGGCCGGGGGTCGTCGACTTCGCGCTCGCGAAACAGTCGTTGCGACGCCGCGTCGCGGTGCGCGTCCCGAGCTTCCTCGTCGCGCCCGCGCTGATCGCGCGCACCGACATGATCTGCACCGTGCCGCGCCGGATCGCCGAGCTCGCGGCGCGCGCGCATGCGTTGCGCGTCGTCGCGCCTCCGATCGAGATCCCGCCCTTCGCGGTGCAGATGGCGCGGCGCGCGGGCGCGGATTCCGATGTCGCGCTGCGCTGGCTCCGCGCGCACTTCGTCGCCGCCGCCCAGCGCGTTTCCTGATCCATCGATCGCGCGAATCGGTGCATCCGATCGTCGGATTGGGCACCTCGAGCTCGCATGCGCATCGTGCCGCGCATGGAGGTCGAGCGATGACGAAGGTGCACCGGGTCGAAGGGCGCGTGATGCCCGTGAATGCCTATCTGGTCGAGTCCGACGCCGGCGTGGTGCTCGTCGACGGCATGTTGACGGTGTCGGACGCGCAGCGCGTGCGCGACGCGATCACCGCGATCGGCAAGCCTCTCCAGGCCGCGATCGTCACCCACGCGCACCCCGATCACTACGCGGGGCTCGCGACGATCCTCGGCGATCGCGCGGTGCCGATCCACGCGACGCCCGCGGTGCGCGCCGCGATCGAGCGCGACGACGCCGTGAAGAACGCGATCGTCGGGCCGATGATGAAGGACGAGTGGCCGGCGAGGCGTGTGTTCCCCGATGCCGACGTCGCGCCGGGCACCACGCTGCGCGTCGCGGGCGTGCCCTTCGACGTGATCGACGTCGGGCCCGCCGAGTCCCCCGCCGACAGCCTCTACCGGATCTCGGAGCGCGAGTGGTTCGTCGGAGATCTCGTGTACGCGCGGATGCACGCGTACCTCGCCGACGGGTTCGCGTCGCAGTGGCTCGCGGCGCTCGATCGTCTCGAGCGCGAGCTCCCGCGCGACGCGCTGCTCTACGTCGGTCACGGCGAGCCCGGCGATCGCGCGCTGATCGCCGCGCAGCGCCGATACGTCGAGGTGTTCGCGGAGTCCGTCGCTCGCCATCGTGACGAGCCGCGCGATCAGCGACGCGCCGCGGTGGTCGCGGACATGAAGCGGCACCTGCCGACCGACGATCTCCTCTTCCTGATGGAGCTCAGCGTCGATCCGTTCGCCGGCTGACCTTTCATCGCGCGGAGCGCTGGCCTATCGTTGCGCCCGCAATGAGCCCCAACCCGCCGCTCGACTGGACCGCGATCACCGCCGAGGCGATCGAGCACTTCAAGGCCCTGCTCCGCATTCCGACGGTGAACCCGCCGGGCAACGAGCGACCCGCGGCGGACTATCTCGCTCGGCTCTTCGAGGCCGAGGGCATCGAGCACACGATCGTCGAGAGCGAGCCGACGCGCGCGTCGATCGTCGCGCGCCTCCGCGCGAAGACGCCGAGCGGGAAGGGCCCGCTGCTGCTCAACGGGCACCTCGACGTCGTCGGCGTCGATCGCCACAAGTGGACGCACGATCCCTTCGGCGCGGTCGAGGCCGACGGCTGCATCTGGGGCCGCGGCGCGATCGACATGAAGAACATGGTGACGATGAGCGCCATGACCCTCGTGCTGCTCAAGCGCGCGAGGGTCGCGCTCGATCGCGACATCATCTTCGCGGGCGTCGCGGACGAGGAGTCGGGCTCGAACAAGGGCGCGGTGTTCCTCGTCGAGAAGCACCGCGAGCTCGTGCAGAGCGAGTACGTCCTCAACGAGGTCGGCGGTCACACGCTGCACATGGGCGCGGCTCGTTACTATCCGATCCAGGTCGCCGAGAAGGGCATCTGCTGGTTCGAGATCACGGCCGACGGCGAGCCCGGTCACGGATCGATGCCGCACCCCGGCAACGCCGTGGTGCGCATCGCGCGCGCGATCGCCGCGCTCGGCGACTCACGACTGCCCCAGCACACGTCGCCGGTCGTCGAGAATTTCCTGCGCACCATCGCGAAGGGCGCGCCGTTCCCGCAGTCGAAGGTGCTGCCCCTGCTGCTCAATCCGCGCCTCGCGGGCACGCTGCTCGAGATCGTGCAGCGCATCGAGCCCGACCGCGCGAAGGGCCTGAACGCGATGCTGCGCAACACCGCGTCGCCCACGATCCTCGAGGCGGGCAACAAGGTGAACGTCATCCCGTCTCACGCGAGCGCGCACGTCGACGGGCGCGTGCTCCCGGGCATGACCGAGCGCCAGTTCCTCGACGAGGTCCAGCGCGTGATCGGCCCCGGGCTGCGCGTCACGGTGCACGAGCAGCACGACGGAGTGGAGTTCACGACGGACACCCCGCTCTATCGCGCGATCGAGTCGACGCTCGCGGTGCACGACCCCGGCGGCGTGCCCGTCCCCTACATGATCCCGGGCTTCACCGACTCGTTCGCGTACGCGCGGCTCGGCGCGATCTGTTACGGCTTCTCGCCGGTGCGCCTCGGGCCCGAGCTCGAGTTCACGAAGATGTACCACGGGCACGACGAGCGGATTCCGATCGAAGGATTCGCGTGGGGCATGCGAGTGCTCTACGAGCTCGTGCGCGACTTCTGCGCGCGCAGCTGATCGCCACGCGGCGTGCGCGAGCACGCTGCGCATCGCCCATCGGTGGCGTATCGTCGGCGGGCTCATGCACACGATCCCGCTCGGCCCCTTCGAGCTGCACGGCCGCGTCGCGCAGGGCGGCATGGGTGAGATCTGGCGCGGCGTCCACCGTGCGCAGGGCGTCCCGGTCGCCGTGAAGGTGATGACCGGCGAGGCGATGCAGGACGCTCGTTACTACGACGAGTTCCGCCGCGAGGTGCAGGCCGCCGCGCGCCTCTCGCACCCGCGCATCGCGATGGTGTTCGAGTACGGCGCGATCCCCGCCGAGGCCGGTCGCGCGTCGGGCGGCGCGCTCGTCGCGGGCAGCCCTTATCTCGTCATGGAGTGGGCCTCGCGCGGCTCGCTCGACGATCTCAAGAGGCCGCTCTCGTGGCGTGAGCTGCGCGGCCTCCTGCTCGCGCTGCTCGATGCGCTCTCGCACGCGCACGCGCTCGGCATCGTCCATCGCGATCTCAAGCCCGGCAACGTGCTGCTCGCCGACGAGGGCCCCTTCGATCGCGCGGTGCGCCTCAGCGACTTCGGGATCGCGCGCGCGCAGCCGCGCGAAGAAGAGAGCTGCGCGTCGTCGGAGGGCGAGATGTCGGGCCTCACCGAGACGCCCTCGGGCACGCCGTTCTACATGGCGCCCGAGCAGGTGTTCGGTCGGTTCCGCGACTACGGCGCGTGGACCGATCTCTACGCGCTCGGGATCCTGACGTGGGAGCTGGTCTGCGGCGAGCTGCCGTTCACCGGCTCGAACGTGCTCGCGATCTTCTATCAGCACCTCGAGCAGCCGCTGCCTCCGCTGCGCCCGCGCATCGCGGTGCCGGCAGGGCTCGAGGCGTGGCTCGCGAAGCTCTGCGCCAAGCGCACCCGCGATCGCTTCCGCTGTGCGGCCGATGCGGCGTGGGCGCTCTCGTCGCTGCGCTTCGACGAGACGACGAGCGATCCCCCGCCGAGCGTCGCGCCGCGCTCGATCGAGCCCGCGGCGTTCTGGGACACGCTGCCCTCGATGCCCGGCGTGCCGCAGTCGGCGTCGATCCGCATCGAGCCGGCATCGAGCGAGAAGCCGCTGCTCGAGCTCGCGGTCGAAGGAGACGACGAGACGATCCCGCCGCAGCCCGGGCACTGGGGTCGCGGTGCGGATGCACAGCCCACGTCGATGCGCCTCG is a window encoding:
- the glmU gene encoding bifunctional UDP-N-acetylglucosamine diphosphorylase/glucosamine-1-phosphate N-acetyltransferase GlmU, whose protein sequence is MTNIAADRPLAAVVLAAGQGTRMKSSLPKVLHSVCGLPMVAWVVRSALASGARRVVVVVGHGREAVEADLRARFGSEVEIAVQSEQRGTGHAVMCGMEPLADFEGDVAILCGDVPLLEKGAIDALLAARRASGAGPVALLTSVLDDPTGYGRILRDATGHVVGIREHKDASPEERAIKEWNAGVYCVDASFLRASLAKLTPANAQKELYLTDVVAMAGAQGGATGIRWSAESVQGVNDRFQLSEVEAVMRRRIARRLGESGVTIRDAATLYVGADVVVEPDAVLEANVTLRGKTKIGAGARIDVGCVLEDVEVAPGANLKPYTVASQSKIGEAAQVGPFSHLRPDSELGPDVHIGNFVELKKTRMGRGSKANHLAYLGDGLVGEKVNVGAGTIFCNYDGFRKSTTILEDGAFIGSDSHLVAPVRVGKGAYVATGTTVTKDVPDDALAVGRAKQENKLGYASRLKAKLKSSADAEKAEKQKK
- a CDS encoding glutaredoxin family protein, whose amino-acid sequence is MCRRSVAPPEPERETSWGRALAGIVMVAVMAILAFVTWPGADATDAQLASVIAREPEEAQPVVPVVAAPPPPAPSPPPRRPEPAAITRPREPRVIEATPPLDRHALAAARRRVSIVMYSTSWCGACRRARAFLDQLEGVSYVEHDIEADERARARMRALNPRGSIPTIDVEGRVFVGLSPSALEAAIDDAARRHM
- a CDS encoding alpha/beta hydrolase; amino-acid sequence: MRTERVVFDVGSDSVVGLLCLPDRSGPHPAVVIDGPMTSIKEQASGNYARALAARGFVALALDHRYFGESGGQPRQYESPPKKIEDMHRALDVLAMRPEVDAARLAVVGVCAGAGYAASVAARDARVKAFGAVAGFFHDAAQQRAWMGEGYDRALDEAETARRRFEATGESITIPAVGREGPVAMPLAEAFEYYGTPRGAVPGYVNAFAVMSRADTLPYDAMSAAPQIRVPTLLVHSKRALAPALAEKFAAALGGPAKLEWVESQGQIDFYDDPARIEPACDRLAAYFAAMSPRASDDVSDCR
- a CDS encoding LysR substrate-binding domain-containing protein translates to MDPFARVMHASAIVARMSTSPRLSSLDLNLLVALDALLRERSVTTAGRRIGLSQPAMSHALSRLRELLGDPILAREGRVMRHTALAERLAPQVRRLLGEIESTLLGHRAFVPARAQRTFRVATNDHCGAVLIPELLARIRDEAPLVELEMHAHRGEAPAHELERGELDVAVGVFLRVAPGLVCEELFQESFACIVRKGHPRVGKALTLERFLELDHVLVSAPDYGPGVVDFALAKQSLRRRVAVRVPSFLVAPALIARTDMICTVPRRIAELAARAHALRVVAPPIEIPPFAVQMARRAGADSDVALRWLRAHFVAAAQRVS
- a CDS encoding MBL fold metallo-hydrolase produces the protein MTKVHRVEGRVMPVNAYLVESDAGVVLVDGMLTVSDAQRVRDAITAIGKPLQAAIVTHAHPDHYAGLATILGDRAVPIHATPAVRAAIERDDAVKNAIVGPMMKDEWPARRVFPDADVAPGTTLRVAGVPFDVIDVGPAESPADSLYRISEREWFVGDLVYARMHAYLADGFASQWLAALDRLERELPRDALLYVGHGEPGDRALIAAQRRYVEVFAESVARHRDEPRDQRRAAVVADMKRHLPTDDLLFLMELSVDPFAG
- a CDS encoding M20/M25/M40 family metallo-hydrolase, producing the protein MSPNPPLDWTAITAEAIEHFKALLRIPTVNPPGNERPAADYLARLFEAEGIEHTIVESEPTRASIVARLRAKTPSGKGPLLLNGHLDVVGVDRHKWTHDPFGAVEADGCIWGRGAIDMKNMVTMSAMTLVLLKRARVALDRDIIFAGVADEESGSNKGAVFLVEKHRELVQSEYVLNEVGGHTLHMGAARYYPIQVAEKGICWFEITADGEPGHGSMPHPGNAVVRIARAIAALGDSRLPQHTSPVVENFLRTIAKGAPFPQSKVLPLLLNPRLAGTLLEIVQRIEPDRAKGLNAMLRNTASPTILEAGNKVNVIPSHASAHVDGRVLPGMTERQFLDEVQRVIGPGLRVTVHEQHDGVEFTTDTPLYRAIESTLAVHDPGGVPVPYMIPGFTDSFAYARLGAICYGFSPVRLGPELEFTKMYHGHDERIPIEGFAWGMRVLYELVRDFCARS